One Streptomyces sp. R28 DNA window includes the following coding sequences:
- the rpsI gene encoding 30S ribosomal protein S9 has protein sequence MAETTVEQPVEETELVDIDSYTTESEVPVEGEYTSESLASRFGEPQPAAGLGRRKNAIARVRIVPGTGKWKINGRTLEDYFPNKVHQQEVNEPFKVLELEGRYDVIARIAGGGVSGQAGALRLGVARALNEADVDNNRGALKKAGFLKRDDRAVERKKAGLKKARKAPQYSKR, from the coding sequence GTGGCCGAGACCACCGTTGAGCAGCCGGTCGAAGAGACTGAGCTCGTCGACATTGACAGCTACACCACCGAGTCCGAGGTGCCCGTCGAGGGCGAGTACACCTCGGAGTCCCTCGCGTCCCGCTTCGGTGAGCCCCAGCCGGCCGCCGGCCTGGGCCGCCGCAAGAACGCCATTGCCCGCGTCCGGATCGTTCCGGGCACCGGCAAGTGGAAGATCAACGGTCGCACCCTTGAGGACTACTTCCCCAACAAGGTGCACCAGCAGGAAGTCAACGAGCCGTTCAAGGTTCTCGAGCTCGAGGGCCGCTACGACGTCATCGCCCGCATCGCCGGTGGCGGTGTCTCCGGTCAGGCCGGTGCGCTCCGTCTCGGTGTCGCCCGTGCGCTGAACGAGGCGGACGTCGACAACAACCGCGGCGCGCTGAAGAAGGCGGGCTTCCTCAAGCGCGACGACCGTGCGGTCGAGCGCAAGAAGGCCGGTCTGAAGAAGGCCCGCAAGGCTCCGCAGTACAGCAAGCGCTAA
- the glmM gene encoding phosphoglucosamine mutase → MGRLFGTDGVRGVANVDLTAEMALGLSVAAAHVLAEAGTFEGHRPKAVVGRDPRASGEFLEAAVVAGLASAGVDVLRVGVLPTPAVAFLTGSLGADLGVMLSASHNAMPDNGVKFFARGGHKLADELEDRIESVYDEHRHGEPWERPTGAAVGRVRSYEEGFEDYVAHLLGVLPNRLDGLKVVLDEAHGAAAHVSPEVFARAGAEVVTIGAEPDGLNINDGCGSTHLDKLKAAVLEQGAALGIAHDGDADRCLAVDHTGEEVDGDQILAVLALAMRERSVLRSDTVVATVMSNLGFKLAMEREGIQLVQTAVGDRYVLEEMKEKDFALGGEQSGHVIVLDHATTGDGTLTGLMLAARVAQTGRTLRDLASVMERLPQVLINVPDVDRARVKTSADLAAAVAEAERELGETGRVLLRPSGTEPLVRVMVEAADIDQARSVAGRLADAVKSALG, encoded by the coding sequence GTGGGACGACTCTTCGGCACGGACGGCGTGCGTGGCGTCGCCAACGTGGATCTGACGGCCGAGATGGCGCTCGGTCTGTCCGTGGCGGCGGCGCACGTACTGGCCGAGGCGGGCACCTTCGAAGGCCACCGGCCGAAGGCGGTGGTCGGACGGGACCCGCGTGCGTCCGGGGAGTTCCTGGAGGCCGCAGTGGTGGCCGGTCTGGCGAGTGCCGGTGTCGATGTGCTGCGGGTCGGTGTGCTGCCGACGCCGGCGGTGGCTTTTCTGACCGGGTCGCTCGGCGCCGACCTCGGTGTCATGCTCTCCGCCAGCCACAACGCCATGCCCGACAACGGCGTCAAGTTCTTCGCCCGCGGCGGCCACAAGCTCGCGGACGAGCTGGAGGACCGCATCGAGTCCGTCTACGACGAGCACCGGCACGGTGAGCCGTGGGAGCGGCCGACGGGTGCGGCGGTCGGGCGCGTGCGGTCGTACGAGGAAGGCTTCGAGGACTACGTCGCCCACCTCCTCGGCGTACTGCCCAACCGGCTGGACGGGCTGAAGGTCGTCCTCGACGAGGCGCACGGTGCTGCGGCGCATGTGTCGCCGGAGGTTTTCGCGCGGGCCGGGGCCGAGGTCGTCACCATCGGTGCCGAGCCGGACGGGCTCAACATCAACGACGGTTGCGGGTCCACGCATCTGGACAAGCTGAAGGCCGCCGTCCTCGAGCAGGGTGCCGCCCTCGGTATCGCGCACGACGGTGACGCCGACCGTTGCCTCGCCGTGGACCACACCGGCGAGGAGGTCGACGGCGACCAGATCCTTGCCGTGCTCGCGCTGGCGATGCGGGAGCGGTCCGTTCTGCGGTCCGACACCGTGGTGGCGACCGTCATGTCCAACCTCGGCTTCAAGCTGGCGATGGAGCGCGAGGGGATCCAGCTCGTACAGACCGCGGTCGGTGACCGGTATGTGCTGGAGGAGATGAAGGAGAAGGACTTCGCGCTGGGCGGTGAGCAGTCCGGGCATGTGATCGTGCTGGACCACGCCACGACCGGTGACGGCACGCTGACCGGGCTGATGCTGGCCGCGCGAGTCGCCCAGACCGGGCGTACGCTGCGGGACCTTGCGTCGGTGATGGAGCGGCTGCCGCAGGTGCTGATCAATGTGCCGGATGTGGACAGGGCGCGGGTGAAGACGTCCGCCGACCTCGCCGCCGCCGTCGCCGAGGCGGAGCGGGAGCTGGGGGAGACCGGGCGGGTGCTGCTTCGGCCCTCGGGGACCGAGCCGTTGGTGCGTGTGATGGTCGAGGCCGCCGACATCGACCAGGCACGGTCGGTCGCCGGGCGGCTTGCCGATGCGGTGAAGTCGGCGCTGGGTTAG
- a CDS encoding DUF389 domain-containing protein, producing MLHLRLITPADKTDDVVRLIEMTVGTTHLVVLPGAARNPSGDVVMCDVAREAGDELLSGLQGLDLDKQGSIAVENIDLSLSKRADKAEAEAPGEGADAVLWEHLTDATHEESTLSITYLAFITLATMIAACGVVLDNAILIVGAMAVGPEFGPLAGICTAVVQRAPRLALRSLIALLVGFAVAMAVTVGFSYFMDAVGLFTEAKLEAERPNTGFIYAPDWFSFVVAVLAGAAGTLSLTSAKSGALVGVAISVTTVPAAANAAVALIYDDAEQTWLSTGQLLLNLLGIVLAGTLTLLAQKWLWSRQRERPAKTGSV from the coding sequence CACCTCGTCGTGCTGCCGGGCGCCGCCCGCAACCCTTCCGGGGACGTCGTGATGTGCGACGTGGCGCGTGAGGCGGGTGACGAACTCCTGAGCGGGCTGCAGGGGTTGGACCTCGACAAGCAGGGTTCCATCGCCGTCGAGAACATCGACCTGTCGCTGTCCAAGCGGGCCGACAAGGCCGAGGCGGAGGCCCCCGGCGAGGGCGCGGACGCGGTGCTGTGGGAGCACCTGACCGACGCGACGCACGAGGAGTCGACGCTCTCCATCACCTACCTCGCCTTCATCACGCTCGCCACGATGATCGCGGCCTGCGGTGTCGTGCTCGACAACGCGATCCTGATCGTGGGCGCGATGGCGGTCGGCCCGGAGTTCGGGCCGCTGGCGGGCATCTGCACGGCCGTGGTGCAGCGGGCGCCACGCCTGGCGCTGCGCTCACTGATCGCGCTGCTGGTCGGCTTCGCCGTGGCGATGGCGGTGACGGTGGGCTTCAGCTACTTCATGGACGCCGTCGGCCTGTTCACCGAGGCGAAGCTTGAGGCCGAGCGGCCCAACACCGGCTTCATCTACGCCCCCGACTGGTTCTCCTTCGTCGTGGCGGTCCTCGCCGGCGCCGCCGGCACCCTCTCGCTGACGTCCGCCAAGTCCGGCGCCCTGGTCGGCGTCGCCATCTCGGTGACGACGGTCCCGGCCGCCGCCAACGCGGCCGTGGCCCTGATCTACGACGACGCCGAACAGACCTGGCTCTCGACGGGCCAGCTGTTGCTGAACCTGCTGGGCATCGTCCTCGCCGGCACGCTCACGTTGCTGGCCCAGAAGTGGCTGTGGTCCAGGCAGCGCGAGCGTCCGGCGAAGACGGGCAGCGTCTAG